From a single Acidobacteriota bacterium genomic region:
- a CDS encoding anti-sigma factor, whose protein sequence is MSGHASLELLSAYLDGELPANTRRRVERHVADCPSCRTELASLRRVVGRLQHLERAAPPPILAQHVQRRIALEGPRQGFIESLEDRLRNVGRDMSVFSLFGVIIALLLFAYLFSVALERAERSGSEVIVGPTVDWAEPEMQQVQIAERTFEWHGDGWRQRGLSAEAEGQELSWSDGLRRYPWISELEDPAGAVTLRDGDTVVTIRPPRP, encoded by the coding sequence ATGAGCGGACACGCCTCCCTCGAGCTACTCTCCGCCTACCTCGACGGCGAGCTCCCGGCGAACACCCGCCGGCGGGTCGAGCGCCACGTGGCGGACTGCCCCAGCTGTCGCACCGAGCTCGCCTCGCTGCGCCGAGTGGTCGGTCGCCTACAGCACCTCGAGCGCGCCGCGCCGCCACCGATCCTGGCGCAGCACGTCCAGCGTCGAATCGCCCTCGAAGGGCCCCGTCAGGGCTTCATCGAGAGCCTCGAAGATCGCTTGCGCAACGTCGGTCGCGACATGTCGGTCTTCTCCCTCTTCGGGGTCATCATCGCCCTGCTGCTCTTCGCCTACCTCTTCTCTGTCGCCCTCGAGCGCGCCGAGCGCAGCGGCTCGGAGGTCATCGTCGGACCAACCGTCGACTGGGCGGAGCCGGAAATGCAGCAGGTCCAGATCGCGGAACGCACCTTCGAGTGGCACGGGGACGGCTGGCGCCAGCGCGGCCTGAGCGCCGAGGCCGAGGGGCAAGAGCTGTCCTGGAGCGACGGACTCCGCCGCTACCCGTGGATCTCCGAGCTGGAGGATCCGGCCGGGGCGGTGACGCTGCGCGACGGCGACACCGTGGTGACGATTCGTCCACCACGCCCCTGA
- a CDS encoding sigma-70 family RNA polymerase sigma factor: MTAASQARDLQIVERHRYGDDSAFEEVYAHHAEMVFNLSWRLSGNRDQASDLTQEVFLRVFRHLAKFRGGASLKTWIYRIALNHCRSELGRTRLPAVSDDEETLGRLPDPRRSPEERAAAEDAGRQVAKALGGLPRRFREAVVLRDLEGLTYLEIAEVTGVRVGTVRSRLARGRERLRRILENT; this comes from the coding sequence GTGACCGCCGCTTCTCAAGCCCGCGACCTACAGATCGTCGAACGTCATCGCTATGGCGACGACAGCGCCTTCGAAGAGGTCTACGCCCACCACGCCGAGATGGTGTTCAACCTCTCCTGGCGGCTGAGCGGCAACCGCGATCAAGCCTCTGACCTCACCCAGGAAGTGTTCTTGCGGGTGTTTCGCCACTTGGCGAAGTTCCGCGGCGGGGCCAGCCTCAAGACCTGGATCTACCGCATCGCCCTCAACCACTGCCGGAGTGAGCTGGGGCGCACCCGCTTGCCGGCGGTTTCGGACGATGAAGAGACCCTCGGCCGCCTGCCCGATCCCCGCCGGAGCCCCGAGGAACGGGCCGCCGCCGAGGACGCCGGCCGCCAGGTCGCGAAGGCCCTCGGCGGTTTGCCGCGGCGCTTCCGCGAGGCGGTGGTGCTGCGCGACCTGGAAGGCCTGACCTACCTCGAGATCGCCGAGGTCACCGGCGTGCGGGTCGGCACCGTGCGCTCCCGCCTGGCCCGCGGCCGGGAGCGCCTACGGCGTATTTTGGAGAACACCTGA
- a CDS encoding GreA/GreB family elongation factor, translated as MAVSRDTRGQIEKGNFDALEDDWLARIDQDATDLDYFVGTARALVGSGEQDRARTLLGVLDEQLQERKFWGLRLALLELAGPLLAGDDLHAAILETLRQIYSGRQALEGMIETVNLHLAPKDLKKVWEKVDRLRSLMQFERGSVVLMDGKGAGRIVDTNFALKAFKVDFDRISGMNVGFRAAAKLLTPLPEGHILRRKLEDPEGLKKAAQGDPSEVLRALLESYDRPLKAGDIKSALHGVVTSSKWTSWWAAARKHPQVLAGPKQTYTWAESSGDAVESVWIAFRKAPVRQRMSMLRRDGSRDEDLRAQMGAELAKTAVESLVTEPGLAFEIWYALQRAGLPTEDLPWSPAALIGETSNLKKLFGGIEDRSLREEAYRLVFEERDDHLGVFLDRIAHEPDTRAVEVLARSLQGSKGFERFLDATLTQPHRAPGAFVWFAEGASEDESLRQRNPLRLLQQILVYLGRDELAPYRLRLKKLFESGNTVPRLLSALTAEQASAAVDAIDRAGMLETYEREELITALELRFPELRGDGEVSDILYATEESISAKRAEFENLVSVEIPANRKAIEEARALGDLRENFEYKSARQRHEYLSSLIASLNHDLSRVQPIRFEQIDPSQVRVGTRVRLTGGAKDTVLTILGPWESDPDNGIVSYESELAAGLLGKAPGETAEVAGQSLTVEAIELARS; from the coding sequence GTTCTGGGGCCTGCGGCTGGCTCTCCTCGAGCTCGCCGGACCGCTGCTCGCCGGCGACGACCTGCACGCCGCCATTCTCGAGACCCTGCGTCAGATCTACAGCGGGCGCCAGGCCCTCGAAGGGATGATCGAGACGGTCAATCTGCACCTCGCCCCCAAGGACCTCAAGAAGGTCTGGGAGAAGGTCGACCGGCTGCGCTCCCTGATGCAGTTCGAGCGCGGCTCGGTGGTACTGATGGACGGCAAGGGCGCCGGCCGCATCGTCGACACCAACTTCGCGCTCAAAGCCTTCAAGGTCGACTTCGACCGCATCTCCGGCATGAACGTCGGCTTCCGGGCCGCCGCCAAGCTGCTGACGCCTCTGCCCGAAGGGCACATCCTGCGGCGCAAGCTGGAGGACCCGGAAGGCCTCAAGAAGGCCGCTCAGGGAGATCCGTCGGAAGTGCTCCGAGCGCTGCTCGAAAGTTACGACCGCCCCCTGAAGGCAGGCGATATCAAGTCGGCCTTGCACGGCGTGGTCACCAGCTCCAAGTGGACTTCCTGGTGGGCCGCCGCCCGCAAGCATCCGCAGGTGCTCGCCGGCCCCAAGCAAACCTACACCTGGGCGGAATCGAGTGGCGACGCCGTCGAGTCGGTGTGGATCGCCTTCCGCAAAGCCCCGGTGCGTCAGCGCATGAGCATGCTGCGCCGCGATGGCTCGCGGGACGAAGACTTGCGCGCTCAGATGGGCGCCGAGCTCGCCAAGACGGCGGTGGAATCGCTGGTCACCGAGCCCGGCCTGGCTTTCGAGATCTGGTACGCCCTGCAGCGCGCCGGCCTACCGACGGAAGACCTGCCCTGGTCGCCGGCTGCCCTGATCGGCGAGACCTCCAATCTCAAAAAGCTGTTCGGCGGCATCGAGGATCGCTCTCTGCGCGAAGAGGCCTACCGCCTGGTCTTCGAAGAGCGCGACGACCACCTGGGCGTCTTCCTCGACCGCATCGCCCACGAGCCGGACACCCGCGCCGTCGAGGTACTGGCCCGCAGCCTCCAAGGCAGCAAGGGCTTCGAGCGTTTCCTCGACGCCACCCTCACCCAGCCCCACCGCGCCCCGGGCGCCTTCGTGTGGTTCGCCGAGGGTGCTTCCGAGGACGAAAGCCTGCGCCAGCGCAACCCACTGCGTCTGCTACAGCAGATTCTGGTCTACCTCGGTCGCGACGAGCTCGCCCCCTACCGCCTGCGCCTAAAGAAGCTGTTCGAGTCCGGCAACACGGTGCCGCGACTGCTCTCGGCTCTGACTGCCGAGCAGGCCTCCGCCGCGGTCGATGCCATCGACCGAGCCGGCATGCTCGAAACCTACGAGCGCGAAGAGCTGATCACCGCCCTCGAGCTGCGCTTCCCGGAGCTGCGCGGCGATGGGGAGGTCAGCGACATCCTCTACGCCACCGAGGAGTCGATCAGCGCCAAGCGTGCTGAGTTCGAGAACTTGGTGTCGGTGGAGATTCCGGCCAATCGCAAGGCGATCGAAGAAGCCCGCGCCCTCGGCGACCTGCGCGAGAACTTCGAGTACAAGTCGGCCCGCCAGCGCCACGAGTACCTGTCGTCGCTGATCGCCAGCCTCAACCACGATCTCAGCCGGGTTCAGCCCATCCGCTTCGAGCAGATCGACCCCTCGCAGGTGCGAGTCGGCACCCGGGTCCGCCTGACCGGGGGAGCGAAGGACACCGTGCTGACGATTCTCGGACCGTGGGAAAGCGACCCCGACAACGGCATCGTCTCCTATGAGTCGGAGCTCGCCGCCGGCCTGCTCGGCAAGGCCCCCGGCGAGACCGCCGAAGTCGCCGGCCAGAGCCTCACCGTCGAGGCCATCGAGCTCGCCCGCTCCTGA
- a CDS encoding mannose-1-phosphate guanylyltransferase/mannose-6-phosphate isomerase, producing the protein MIPAVLSGGSGTRLWPVSRASFPKQFNLLLDESLLLKTLRRLQPLGEPRVIAVRGSEHLTGTTLEQAGIAPDRALYEPSARNTAPAVALLCRQLELEGRRDEIVGIFPADHLIADQAAFEAAVEIAARCASEGPVVTLGIRPTEPATGYGYIEVSDQLLVGEPPLAAYRSLGFREKPDRQTAEDFLAAGRFFWNAGMFVFRADTMIAAFERFMPELWSGLRRLRSDLGNLAEVYGDLPSESLDYGIMEKLEELATVPCGIGWSDLGSWDEVARVRSSGENVVEVEGEGNFVFPHGSRVYGLAGVSDLRIVDTADALLITRRGATQGVKEVVRQLAAAGRSEAHQHAFEERPWGSFEILRDSDRFKSKILRVAPGQRLSYQSHRHRSEHWVIVQGTPRIVLDGEILAPSAGEAVFIPQGAKHRIENPGAEVVEIVEVQIGSYFGEDDIVRYEDDYDRD; encoded by the coding sequence ATGATTCCAGCCGTTCTTTCGGGGGGGTCCGGCACCCGCCTCTGGCCTGTCTCCCGCGCCTCCTTCCCGAAGCAATTCAACCTCCTGCTCGATGAGTCCCTGCTCCTCAAGACGCTGCGGCGGCTGCAGCCCCTCGGGGAGCCGCGGGTGATCGCCGTGCGCGGTAGCGAGCATCTCACCGGGACAACTCTGGAGCAGGCTGGCATCGCGCCGGACCGCGCCCTCTACGAGCCCTCTGCGCGCAACACCGCGCCGGCCGTCGCTCTGCTCTGCCGCCAGCTCGAGCTCGAGGGCCGCCGCGACGAAATCGTGGGGATCTTCCCGGCGGACCACCTGATCGCCGACCAGGCGGCCTTCGAAGCCGCCGTCGAGATCGCCGCCCGCTGTGCCTCCGAGGGGCCGGTGGTGACCCTCGGCATTCGCCCCACGGAGCCCGCCACCGGCTATGGCTACATCGAGGTCTCCGACCAGCTCCTGGTCGGAGAGCCCCCCCTGGCCGCCTACCGCTCCCTCGGCTTCCGCGAAAAGCCCGACCGCCAGACGGCGGAAGACTTCCTCGCCGCCGGCCGGTTCTTCTGGAATGCCGGCATGTTCGTCTTCCGAGCCGACACCATGATCGCCGCCTTCGAACGCTTCATGCCCGAACTCTGGTCGGGCCTCCGTCGCTTGCGGTCGGACCTCGGCAACCTCGCCGAGGTCTATGGCGACCTTCCCAGCGAAAGTCTCGACTACGGGATCATGGAAAAACTCGAAGAGCTCGCCACGGTGCCTTGCGGCATCGGTTGGAGTGACCTCGGGAGCTGGGACGAAGTCGCCCGCGTCCGGTCTTCCGGCGAGAACGTCGTCGAGGTCGAGGGCGAGGGCAACTTCGTCTTCCCTCACGGCTCGCGGGTCTACGGATTGGCGGGGGTCTCGGACCTGCGCATCGTCGATACCGCCGACGCCCTGTTGATCACCCGCCGGGGCGCCACCCAAGGCGTCAAGGAAGTGGTCCGGCAGCTCGCCGCCGCGGGGCGTTCCGAGGCCCATCAACACGCCTTCGAGGAGCGCCCGTGGGGGTCCTTCGAGATCCTCCGGGACAGCGACCGGTTCAAGTCGAAAATCCTGCGCGTCGCGCCCGGCCAGCGACTCTCCTACCAGTCCCACCGACACCGCAGTGAACACTGGGTAATCGTCCAGGGCACCCCCCGCATCGTGCTCGACGGCGAGATCTTGGCGCCCAGCGCTGGCGAAGCGGTCTTCATCCCCCAAGGCGCCAAGCACCGCATCGAAAACCCCGGTGCGGAGGTCGTCGAGATCGTCGAGGTTCAGATCGGCAGCTACTTCGGCGAGGACGACATCGTGCGCTACGAAGACGACTACGACCGCGATTAG
- a CDS encoding proprotein convertase P-domain-containing protein — protein sequence MKLNQSQPGWIVIGVVAVLMIASALPAVAGAKEDMHAEMITISDELATIKGNPAEAARARQLLDRYARLSDALGGDDPGSVLDARIGPGTQNVVPTLPPACVTAAPGTGSSSPGAPVDDVTPVMDTIAIAGAGLFIIDVDVTIDITHTFAGDLEFFLTSPAGTIVTLSTDNGGGNDDIFAGTLFDDQAGIANPPGPVDDTTYTDGVAATTVAPEEPLGALLGEDPNGTWTLDVMDDAGGDSGTVNSWSLAITTLPGPPIFDPVASGSNSPGTPFDDVTPVSDTIVISGAINAICGLNLNTDITHTFASDIEMFLTSPAGTVLTISTDNGGGNDDVFAGTTWGDGAGSVAPPGSADDFSYTDGVAATALAPEEAFSNLIGEDPNGTWTLDVMDDAGGDSGTLNSWGIDFTTCSCTIPEADLSLVKTGAAVGSDIIWTLEVTNNGPDDATDVVVTDMLDACTTYVSDDCGALNVPPWTWNVGPLANGASATCNITVDASGCPPGDVLNSATATALDGDPVTANNDSSATVGIGSVLEIPTLGGIGLVVLIGLLALGAMTLLRRRSV from the coding sequence ATGAAGCTCAACCAGAGCCAACCGGGCTGGATCGTCATCGGCGTGGTCGCCGTCCTGATGATCGCCAGCGCCCTGCCGGCCGTCGCCGGTGCCAAAGAAGACATGCATGCCGAGATGATCACCATCTCGGACGAGCTCGCCACCATCAAGGGCAATCCCGCCGAGGCGGCGCGCGCCCGCCAGCTACTCGATCGCTACGCTCGCCTGAGCGACGCCCTCGGCGGCGATGATCCCGGCAGCGTGCTCGACGCCCGCATCGGACCGGGGACTCAGAACGTTGTGCCGACCCTGCCGCCGGCCTGCGTCACCGCCGCCCCCGGCACCGGCAGCAGCTCGCCCGGCGCCCCGGTCGACGATGTGACGCCGGTCATGGACACCATCGCCATCGCCGGCGCCGGTCTGTTCATTATCGACGTCGACGTCACCATCGACATCACCCACACCTTCGCCGGCGATCTCGAGTTCTTTCTGACCTCGCCGGCGGGAACCATCGTCACTCTGTCGACCGACAACGGCGGCGGCAATGACGACATCTTCGCTGGCACCCTGTTCGATGATCAGGCCGGCATCGCCAACCCGCCAGGGCCGGTCGACGACACGACCTACACCGATGGAGTCGCCGCAACGACGGTGGCCCCGGAAGAGCCCCTGGGAGCCTTGCTCGGCGAAGATCCGAACGGTACTTGGACCCTCGACGTCATGGACGATGCCGGCGGTGACTCCGGAACCGTCAATAGCTGGTCCCTGGCGATCACCACTCTGCCGGGTCCGCCGATCTTCGATCCCGTGGCCTCCGGTTCGAACAGCCCGGGGACGCCTTTCGACGACGTCACCCCGGTTTCCGACACGATCGTCATCTCCGGCGCCATCAACGCAATCTGTGGCCTCAATCTCAACACCGACATCACTCACACCTTCGCCTCCGACATCGAGATGTTCTTGACCTCGCCGGCGGGCACGGTCCTCACCATCTCGACGGACAACGGCGGCGGCAACGACGATGTCTTCGCCGGCACCACCTGGGGTGACGGCGCTGGCTCGGTGGCACCTCCGGGCAGCGCCGACGACTTCTCCTACACCGACGGGGTTGCAGCGACGGCGCTGGCTCCGGAGGAAGCCTTCAGCAACCTGATCGGCGAGGATCCCAATGGCACCTGGACCCTCGACGTGATGGACGATGCCGGCGGCGACTCGGGCACCTTGAACAGCTGGGGCATCGACTTCACCACCTGCTCCTGCACCATTCCCGAGGCAGACCTGAGCCTGGTGAAGACCGGCGCCGCCGTCGGCAGCGACATCATCTGGACCCTCGAAGTCACCAACAACGGTCCCGATGACGCCACCGACGTGGTGGTGACGGACATGCTCGATGCCTGCACCACCTACGTCAGCGACGACTGCGGTGCCCTCAATGTGCCGCCCTGGACCTGGAACGTCGGACCGCTGGCCAATGGAGCCTCGGCGACCTGCAACATCACCGTTGACGCCTCCGGGTGCCCGCCGGGCGATGTCCTCAACTCGGCCACGGCGACCGCCCTCGACGGCGACCCGGTGACCGCCAACAACGACTCGAGCGCCACCGTCGGCATTGGTAGCGTGCTCGAGATTCCGACCCTCGGTGGAATCGGGTTGGTGGTTTTGATCGGCCTTCTGGCCCTCGGCGCCATGACCCTCCTGCGCCGGCGCAGCGTCTAA